The bacterium genomic sequence TGATGTCGAGTTCGGACATGAGCCGGCGCGCCGTCACCTTCCCGACGCGGGGAAGGGACTCCAACACCGACAGCACCTTGGTGCCGCCGACGACGTCGTCGCCGGCTGCCATGTCCAACACCTCTGACAGGCTCACGTTGCCGATCTTGAGGCGCTCCTTCAGCTCTGCCCGCTGGCGGCGGACCGCCGCTGCCTTGGCAAGAGCCTCCTTACGTTGCTCATCACTGAGTTGGGGGGGTAGTGGCATGGCGGGGACTTTAACCGTGTCGCGGCCGAATCCGTGGCATTTGCGCCACGAACGTCACTCGCCGGCGCCGGGCTGCCGCTCGCCGGGCCTCGGACTCAACCGGCGAGAAGGGCTGCCGCAGCGGCAGCGGGGTCCCCGACGGCGGTCACCGGACGTCCGATGACGAGGACGTCGGCACCTGCCGCGACCGCCCCGGCCGGCGTCGCCACCCTGGCCTGGTCGTCGGCGGAGGCGCCGCGGGAGCGGATCCCGGGCACGACGCGCAGCAGGTCCGGAGCGGCCGCCCGGATCGCAGGCAGGTCGGCGGTGGCACACACGACCCCGCCGCAGCCGGCCGCGGCGGCAGCGCGGGCGCGCTGGGCCAGCAACTCCGGCGCGGCCACCGAATCGCTGGTCAACACGGTTATGGCCAGTGCCACCGGCGGCTCGGAACCCGCCGCGCGCGCCGCCTCGGCGAGTCCCTCCGCGCCCGCCCGCAACATGTCCCCACCGCCGGCGGCGTGCAGCGTGACGTAGCGAGCCCCGAGGCTGCCCAGGGCGCGGGCCGCCCGACCGACCGTGTTGGGGATGTCGTGCAGTTTCAGGTCCACGAACACCTCGAATCCCTCGTCGCGCAGGGACTGCACGGCGCGGGGCCCGACAGCGCCGAACAACTCGAGGCCCACCTTGGCGATGCCGAACCAGGGACGCAGAACCCGCGCCAACTCCAGCGCCCGGTCCAAGTCGTCGGTGTCAAGTGCGACCGCGCAGCGGGCGGGATCCAACGGTGCGCCCGCCGGCCGCGGCGAGATGCCCGCCGTCACGACGCCCCCCGCTGCCGGGCGCCATGCGCCGCGCCCGTGAGGTCCCCGACCCGCGGCACGCCCCGGCGCCGGCACCAGGCCGCCAATTCGCCACACACCCGCTCCGGAGCGCGTGGCGAGGCGAAGGTGGCCGTGCCGACCTGCACGGCGCAGGCGCCCGCCATCAGCATCTCGACCGCATCGGCGCCGCGC encodes the following:
- the mihF gene encoding integration host factor, actinobacterial type, with protein sequence MPLPPQLSDEQRKEALAKAAAVRRQRAELKERLKIGNVSLSEVLDMAAGDDVVGGTKVLSVLESLPRVGKVTARRLMSELDISETRRLRGLGVKQREALLAKLS
- the pyrF gene encoding orotidine-5'-phosphate decarboxylase: MTAGISPRPAGAPLDPARCAVALDTDDLDRALELARVLRPWFGIAKVGLELFGAVGPRAVQSLRDEGFEVFVDLKLHDIPNTVGRAARALGSLGARYVTLHAAGGGDMLRAGAEGLAEAARAAGSEPPVALAITVLTSDSVAAPELLAQRARAAAAAGCGGVVCATADLPAIRAAAPDLLRVVPGIRSRGASADDQARVATPAGAVAAGADVLVIGRPVTAVGDPAAAAAALLAG